In Ochrobactrum vermis, the following proteins share a genomic window:
- a CDS encoding pyruvate, water dikinase regulatory protein — protein MTRPLSYFHLHLISDATGETLLAAGRAAAAQYANARAIEHIYPLIRTEKQLRKVLEGIDAEPGIVLYTIVDQKLAAIIDESCADMGVPSVSVLEPVLNTFQSYLGAPAHRRASAQHVLNADYFRRIDALNFTMEHDDGQLPYDIEEADVILVGISRTSKTPTSIYLANRGIKATNVPIVLGIPLPEVLFTAKRPLVVGLVATAERISQIRQNRPLGNVPSLDTGLYTDRVSISEELAYARNICNRHGWPIIDVSRRSIEETAAAILALLRTHSEKG, from the coding sequence GTGACCAGACCGCTTTCCTACTTTCATCTCCATCTGATTTCTGATGCGACCGGAGAGACTCTCCTGGCGGCGGGTCGCGCGGCGGCGGCGCAATATGCCAATGCACGCGCTATCGAGCACATTTATCCATTGATCCGCACCGAAAAGCAGTTGCGCAAGGTTCTCGAAGGCATCGATGCGGAACCGGGCATCGTTCTCTATACGATTGTCGATCAGAAACTGGCTGCGATCATTGATGAATCCTGCGCAGACATGGGTGTGCCCAGCGTTTCCGTGCTGGAACCGGTGCTGAACACGTTTCAATCCTATCTCGGTGCGCCGGCGCATCGCCGCGCCAGTGCGCAACATGTCCTCAATGCCGATTATTTCCGGCGGATCGACGCGCTCAATTTCACGATGGAGCACGATGACGGGCAATTGCCCTATGATATTGAGGAAGCCGACGTCATTCTCGTCGGTATTTCGCGCACATCCAAGACACCGACGAGCATCTATCTCGCCAATCGCGGCATCAAGGCCACCAATGTTCCGATCGTGCTCGGCATCCCCCTGCCGGAAGTGCTGTTCACGGCAAAGCGGCCGCTTGTTGTGGGGTTGGTCGCGACCGCCGAACGGATTTCACAGATCCGCCAGAACCGACCGCTCGGCAATGTGCCGTCGCTGGATACCGGGCTTTATACGGACCGCGTTTCGATCTCGGAAGAACTGGCTTATGCGCGTAATATATGTAACCGGCACGGCTGGCCGATCATAGACGTATCGCGCCGGTCGATTGAGGAAACCGCAGCTGCCATTCTGGCATTGCTTCGAACGCATAGCGAAAAGGGTTAA
- a CDS encoding Maf-like protein, protein MTDKLILASKSPFRSALLKNAGIEFSTASADIDERSVEAPLYETGATPEEVAQVLAEAKALDVSEKNPGAVVIGCDQTLSLGDEIFHKPADMEAARRQLLKFSGKTHQLNSAVVLVKDGKSLWRHVSIARMTMRDLDPGFVGRYLGRAGDVALSSVGAYQVEGPGIQLFERIEGDYFTIVGLPLLPLLAELRKEKLIDG, encoded by the coding sequence ATGACGGACAAACTCATTCTCGCCTCTAAAAGCCCTTTTCGTTCGGCCTTGCTGAAAAATGCCGGAATAGAATTTTCCACAGCAAGCGCGGATATCGACGAGCGCTCGGTAGAAGCTCCGCTTTATGAAACGGGCGCAACGCCGGAAGAAGTCGCACAGGTTCTGGCCGAGGCGAAGGCGCTTGACGTGAGCGAGAAGAACCCCGGTGCGGTGGTGATCGGGTGCGATCAGACATTGTCACTCGGCGACGAGATTTTCCACAAGCCCGCCGATATGGAAGCTGCACGCCGTCAGCTTCTGAAATTTTCCGGCAAGACCCATCAGCTGAACAGTGCGGTCGTGCTGGTGAAGGATGGCAAGAGCTTGTGGCGTCACGTTTCGATTGCCCGCATGACCATGCGTGATCTCGATCCCGGCTTTGTCGGGCGTTATCTCGGTCGTGCTGGAGACGTCGCTCTTTCGAGTGTCGGCGCCTATCAGGTCGAGGGACCGGGCATCCAGCTTTTCGAGAGGATCGAAGGCGATTATTTCACGATTGTCGGTCTGCCGCTGTTGCCGCTACTGGCTGAGCTGCGGAAGGAAAAACTGATCGATGGCTGA
- a CDS encoding shikimate dehydrogenase, with amino-acid sequence MADKVTKQKAFVTGFPIKHSRSPLIHGFWLNELGIDGSYEAIEVKPEDFSSFASSLAENGFAGGNVTIPHKEAAYAAVESLDEAAKAIRAVNTLWLENGRLHGGNTDAYGFAANLDASAPGWDNADSALVLGAGGASRAIVHALLSRGFTNVAIVNRTVSRAEDLATHFGPRVSAYGWDAAQNLVSDAGLIINTTSLGMSGHDEQDVFPLDLGKASRKAVATDIVYVPLKTPFLKKAEEAGLTTVDGLGMLLHQAVPGFERWFGKRPQVTKALREHILADMAKAGAL; translated from the coding sequence ATGGCTGATAAAGTCACGAAGCAGAAGGCTTTTGTCACCGGCTTTCCCATCAAGCATTCACGGTCGCCGCTGATCCATGGCTTCTGGCTCAATGAGCTGGGGATCGACGGTTCTTATGAGGCAATAGAAGTGAAGCCGGAGGATTTCAGCTCCTTTGCTTCGTCGCTTGCTGAAAACGGTTTTGCCGGTGGCAATGTCACCATTCCGCACAAGGAAGCAGCCTATGCTGCTGTGGAAAGTCTGGATGAGGCCGCGAAAGCTATTCGTGCGGTCAATACGCTCTGGCTCGAAAATGGCAGGCTTCATGGCGGCAATACGGATGCCTACGGCTTTGCGGCCAATCTCGATGCATCGGCTCCCGGCTGGGACAATGCCGACAGTGCACTTGTTCTGGGTGCCGGTGGCGCAAGCCGGGCAATCGTTCATGCGCTTCTGTCGCGCGGCTTTACAAATGTTGCCATCGTCAATCGCACGGTGAGCCGAGCCGAAGATCTCGCAACCCATTTTGGACCACGTGTCTCGGCATATGGCTGGGACGCGGCACAAAATCTGGTTTCAGACGCCGGTTTGATCATCAATACGACGTCGCTCGGCATGAGCGGCCATGACGAGCAGGACGTATTTCCGCTCGATCTCGGCAAGGCTTCGCGAAAAGCAGTCGCCACCGATATTGTTTATGTTCCGCTCAAAACACCATTCCTGAAAAAGGCTGAAGAAGCCGGTCTGACGACTGTGGATGGGCTCGGCATGCTGCTGCATCAGGCCGTTCCGGGTTTCGAGCGCTGGTTCGGCAAAAGGCCGCAAGTGACGAAAGCGTTGCGTGAGCATATTCTGGCGGATATGGCAAAGGCTGGCGCCCTATGA
- the coaE gene encoding dephospho-CoA kinase (Dephospho-CoA kinase (CoaE) performs the final step in coenzyme A biosynthesis.), protein MIVLGLTGSIGMGKTTAANMFAEAGVPIYSADDTVHRLYSGRAAPLIEAAFPGTVENGSVNREKLSAAVIGKPDALKKLEAIVHPLVREEEEAFRRNAAEAGAVLALIDIPLLFETGGDKRVDKIVVVSAPAEKQRVRVLARPGMTEEKLDAILARQTPDAEKRARADFIIDTSGSFDNLRRQITEIVAELSGKPVVATE, encoded by the coding sequence ATGATCGTGCTTGGACTGACCGGTTCCATCGGGATGGGAAAAACAACGGCGGCGAACATGTTCGCCGAAGCTGGTGTGCCGATCTATAGCGCCGACGATACCGTGCATCGGCTTTATTCCGGTCGTGCAGCGCCCCTGATCGAAGCCGCGTTTCCGGGGACGGTGGAAAATGGCTCGGTCAATCGGGAAAAACTTTCCGCCGCCGTCATTGGAAAACCCGACGCACTGAAAAAACTGGAAGCCATCGTTCATCCTCTCGTACGCGAGGAAGAGGAAGCCTTTCGCCGCAACGCGGCAGAAGCCGGCGCCGTTTTGGCGCTGATCGATATTCCGCTGCTCTTTGAAACTGGCGGCGACAAGCGTGTGGACAAGATTGTGGTTGTCTCCGCCCCTGCCGAAAAACAGCGCGTTCGGGTGCTTGCGCGACCGGGTATGACGGAAGAAAAACTCGATGCCATTCTGGCACGCCAGACACCGGACGCCGAAAAACGCGCGCGGGCTGATTTTATTATCGATACAAGCGGGAGTTTCGACAATCTGCGCCGCCAGATTACCGAAATCGTCGCGGAATTGAGTGGAAAGCCGGTGGTCGCGACGGAATAG
- the dnaQ gene encoding DNA polymerase III subunit epsilon produces MREIVFDTETTGLERLEDRVIEIGGVELINKFPTGRTFHKYINPQGRQVHAEALAVHGISNEQLLDKPTFAEILDEFFEFFDGAKLVAHNAMFDLGFINAELARLGQAEIQSERIIDTLALARRKHPMGPNSLDALCKRYGIENGHRTLHGALLDSEILAEVYIELIGGKQTALGLSMGDTENGNNAGESSAAVILAARPKPLASRISEAERVAHAALVEKLGDKAIWKKY; encoded by the coding sequence ATGCGTGAAATCGTTTTCGATACGGAAACCACCGGTCTGGAAAGGCTGGAGGACCGTGTGATCGAAATCGGCGGCGTGGAACTGATCAACAAGTTTCCCACAGGCCGCACTTTCCATAAATACATTAACCCGCAAGGGCGTCAGGTTCATGCCGAGGCGCTTGCGGTCCATGGCATCAGCAACGAACAATTGCTGGACAAGCCGACATTCGCGGAAATTCTGGACGAGTTTTTCGAATTTTTCGATGGCGCCAAGCTGGTGGCGCATAATGCCATGTTCGACCTTGGCTTCATCAATGCTGAACTGGCACGGCTCGGACAGGCTGAAATCCAGTCGGAGCGCATCATCGATACATTGGCGCTTGCCCGTCGCAAGCATCCGATGGGGCCGAACTCGCTCGACGCACTGTGCAAGCGCTATGGCATCGAAAATGGACACCGCACCCTGCACGGCGCATTGCTCGATTCCGAGATTTTGGCCGAAGTCTATATTGAACTGATCGGCGGCAAGCAGACGGCGCTTGGGCTCAGCATGGGCGACACCGAAAACGGCAATAATGCCGGAGAGAGCAGTGCCGCTGTCATTCTTGCAGCGCGCCCGAAGCCACTTGCCTCGCGCATTTCCGAAGCCGAGCGTGTCGCTCACGCGGCACTTGTGGAGAAGCTTGGCGACAAGGCCATCTGGAAGAAGTACTGA
- the secB gene encoding protein-export chaperone SecB, with product MSDKAAGEVKNGNGATAEPSLNILAQYVKDLSFESPGAPLSLRPREKAPSININVNVNANPISETDFDVVLTLEAKAVDGKDILFNTELVYGGVFRIQGIPQEHMLPLLFIECPRLLFPFARQIIADATRNGGYPPLMIDPIDFAQMFQQRMAEEQAKSAVKS from the coding sequence ATGAGCGATAAGGCCGCGGGCGAAGTAAAGAACGGCAATGGCGCAACGGCCGAGCCGTCCCTCAATATTCTGGCGCAATATGTGAAGGATCTGTCCTTCGAAAGCCCGGGCGCGCCGCTGTCGCTGCGTCCGCGCGAAAAGGCACCGTCCATCAACATCAACGTGAACGTCAACGCCAATCCGATTTCCGAAACGGATTTCGACGTTGTGCTGACGCTGGAAGCCAAGGCTGTTGACGGCAAGGACATCCTTTTCAACACCGAACTCGTCTATGGCGGCGTGTTCCGCATTCAGGGCATCCCGCAGGAGCACATGCTGCCGCTTCTGTTCATCGAATGCCCGCGTCTTCTGTTCCCGTTCGCGCGCCAGATCATTGCCGACGCAACGCGCAATGGTGGCTATCCGCCGCTGATGATCGACCCGATCGATTTCGCACAGATGTTCCAGCAGCGCATGGCTGAAGAACAGGCAAAGTCCGCTGTAAAGAGCTGA
- a CDS encoding FxsA family protein, with the protein MSSSLAPLVMLAMPFIEIAGFVIIGSKIGVFATLGLVILSAMLGFFLLRVQGIGLLQRIRTETAAGRVPDREMVHGAMMVLAAILLIVPGFVTSTIGILLFVPFIRDFMWEKFMRGRVVVATSARYSDGYGQQRPDQNRQQDHVIDLNPEDYTTRPNENSPWKGDRKDH; encoded by the coding sequence GTGTCCTCCTCTCTCGCCCCTCTCGTCATGCTGGCGATGCCTTTCATCGAAATTGCCGGTTTCGTCATCATTGGCAGCAAGATCGGCGTTTTCGCGACCTTGGGCCTTGTTATTCTAAGCGCTATGCTGGGTTTCTTTCTGCTACGCGTGCAAGGCATCGGGCTTTTACAGCGCATTCGCACGGAAACGGCTGCCGGACGCGTACCGGATCGCGAAATGGTGCATGGCGCCATGATGGTTCTGGCAGCGATCCTGCTGATCGTACCCGGCTTCGTGACGAGCACCATCGGTATTCTGCTGTTCGTTCCGTTCATTCGCGATTTCATGTGGGAAAAATTCATGCGCGGCCGCGTGGTCGTCGCTACATCAGCGCGCTATTCGGACGGCTACGGGCAGCAGCGCCCCGATCAAAATCGGCAGCAGGATCATGTCATCGATCTCAACCCCGAGGATTACACGACCAGGCCGAATGAAAACTCGCCCTGGAAAGGTGATCGCAAAGATCATTGA
- a CDS encoding Tim44/TimA family putative adaptor protein: MEFFDFGTIFFFIAAVIIFLQLRNVLGRRTGSEKPPVDPYTSARSADAAPASSETDNVVSLPRRPGEKDFTAIDKAAPAGTPINDGLRAIYAVDPSFDPAGFVDGVKIAYEMIVMSYADGDRKVLKNLLSKDVFEGFVSAIDEREARGESVRSSFVGIDKAEITGAEMKGSEAHVTVNIVSQLISSTYDKDGKLIDGDPENVLEIKDLWTFARDTRSRDPNWKLVATEAED; this comes from the coding sequence ATGGAATTTTTTGATTTTGGCACGATATTCTTCTTCATCGCAGCGGTGATCATCTTTCTCCAGCTGAGGAATGTTCTTGGCCGTCGTACCGGAAGTGAAAAACCGCCCGTCGATCCTTACACATCCGCGCGCAGCGCCGATGCTGCACCGGCAAGCAGTGAGACCGACAATGTCGTCTCCCTGCCGCGCCGTCCGGGCGAAAAGGATTTTACAGCCATCGACAAGGCTGCTCCGGCTGGCACACCGATCAATGACGGTCTGCGCGCAATTTACGCTGTCGATCCTTCATTTGACCCAGCCGGTTTCGTGGATGGCGTGAAGATCGCCTATGAAATGATCGTAATGTCCTATGCCGATGGCGACCGCAAGGTTCTGAAAAACCTTCTCTCCAAGGATGTGTTCGAGGGGTTCGTTTCGGCAATCGATGAGCGTGAAGCCCGCGGCGAAAGCGTTCGTTCGTCCTTTGTCGGCATCGACAAGGCGGAAATTACTGGAGCCGAGATGAAGGGTTCGGAAGCGCATGTGACGGTCAATATCGTCAGCCAGTTGATTTCCTCAACCTATGACAAGGACGGCAAGCTGATCGACGGCGATCCGGAAAATGTGCTCGAGATCAAGGATCTGTGGACATTTGCCCGCGATACGCGCTCGCGTGATCCAAACTGGAAGCTTGTCGCGACCGAAGCGGAAGATTAA
- the mltA gene encoding murein transglycosylase A, protein MNDLARILRPAAFSDCPGWNRDDQSAAFAAFRRSADYAAHQTYKSGSLGIRFEALEPIFAAARALDNPGVEEARAFFEQNFIPCRIVPDQGSGFVTAFYEPEIEASLQADGQFRVPFLRQPDDLVKVTDENRPTGLDPSFAFARRTDNGLAEYDDRQTIEQGSLSGRGLEIAYVTDRVDAFFAHVQGAARLKLRDGRVLRITYAAKSGQPFVGIGRILVANGEIAASEISMQSIRRWLAECPDKVDDLIWQNRSYIFFREAPVDDPDAGPIAAAKVSLTAGRSLAVDKLLHTFGTPIHVSAPTVTVFDREPFARLMIAQDTGTAIVGPARGDLFAGSGDMAGEIAGGVKDDADFYALVPHRLLEA, encoded by the coding sequence ATGAACGACTTGGCGAGGATTTTGCGCCCGGCGGCTTTTTCCGATTGTCCGGGCTGGAACCGGGACGATCAGTCGGCAGCATTCGCTGCGTTTCGCCGTTCTGCCGACTATGCTGCCCACCAGACATACAAAAGCGGCAGTCTCGGCATCCGTTTCGAAGCGCTGGAGCCGATCTTTGCCGCCGCCCGCGCTCTCGATAATCCGGGTGTGGAAGAAGCACGTGCGTTCTTCGAACAGAATTTCATCCCCTGCCGGATAGTTCCCGACCAGGGAAGCGGCTTCGTGACCGCGTTCTATGAACCGGAGATCGAAGCCTCCCTTCAGGCCGACGGTCAGTTCAGGGTGCCGTTTCTGCGCCAGCCCGATGACCTCGTGAAAGTGACAGATGAAAACCGTCCGACAGGCCTCGATCCGTCCTTTGCCTTTGCACGCCGGACGGATAACGGTCTTGCGGAATATGATGATCGCCAGACAATCGAACAGGGAAGTCTCTCCGGGCGCGGTCTGGAAATCGCTTACGTCACCGACCGGGTCGACGCCTTTTTCGCGCATGTGCAAGGTGCCGCGCGCCTGAAATTGCGCGATGGCCGCGTGCTGCGCATTACCTATGCGGCCAAATCCGGCCAACCATTCGTCGGTATCGGCCGTATTCTGGTTGCCAATGGCGAAATTGCGGCTTCAGAAATTTCCATGCAGTCGATTCGTCGCTGGCTGGCGGAGTGCCCTGACAAGGTCGACGATCTCATCTGGCAGAACCGCTCCTATATTTTCTTCCGGGAAGCACCGGTGGATGATCCGGATGCAGGTCCGATAGCCGCTGCAAAAGTTTCGCTGACGGCCGGGCGTTCGCTTGCTGTCGACAAATTGCTCCACACATTCGGGACGCCGATCCATGTCAGCGCTCCGACAGTGACGGTCTTCGATCGCGAACCTTTTGCGCGCCTGATGATCGCACAGGATACGGGAACGGCGATCGTCGGCCCCGCCCGTGGCGATCTTTTTGCCGGCTCTGGCGATATGGCAGGCGAGATCGCCGGTGGTGTGAAGGACGATGCGGACTTCTACGCGCTGGTGCCGCACAGGCTTCTGGAGGCTTGA
- a CDS encoding Smr/MutS family protein: MARETDKPEKDYLRPEDRILWETVAKTAKPLIKSKAKQDELPDFKSLMAEEEKRPAKVKVQPDVAAIKPKKGLSTLSEMQIQSLDKPTHRKIAKGRVDIEARIDLHGLTQGEAHGLLYGFLVSAHARGLRHVMIITGKGRSFGSEGVLRQAVPHWFSTPLFRLLVSAYEDAARHHGGHGALYVRLRRQTQHAAQQILPGGNRPR, translated from the coding sequence ATGGCGCGCGAGACCGACAAGCCGGAAAAGGATTATCTGCGGCCCGAAGACCGAATCTTATGGGAAACGGTCGCGAAAACCGCAAAGCCGCTGATAAAGTCAAAGGCGAAACAGGACGAGCTTCCCGACTTCAAATCGTTGATGGCCGAAGAAGAGAAACGCCCTGCCAAGGTGAAGGTCCAGCCTGATGTGGCGGCGATCAAACCGAAAAAGGGCTTGTCGACGCTCAGCGAGATGCAGATTCAATCGCTCGACAAGCCGACGCATCGAAAGATCGCCAAAGGTCGTGTCGATATTGAAGCCCGCATCGATCTCCATGGTCTCACGCAGGGCGAGGCGCACGGCCTGCTCTACGGATTTCTGGTCAGCGCGCATGCGCGCGGGCTGCGTCATGTTATGATCATCACGGGCAAAGGCCGTTCATTCGGCAGCGAAGGCGTTCTGCGGCAGGCAGTACCGCACTGGTTCTCCACGCCGCTGTTCCGGCTTCTGGTAAGTGCCTATGAGGATGCGGCGCGTCATCACGGCGGGCATGGCGCCCTTTATGTAAGGCTTCGCCGCCAGACCCAACACGCGGCACAGCAAATATTGCCCGGAGGAAACAGGCCGCGATGA
- a CDS encoding helix-turn-helix domain-containing protein: MTPFGIRLRQLREERGVTQKEMAAALRVSPAYLSALEHGRRGQPTWDLLQRIITYFNIIWDEAEELQNLAAVSHPRVVIDTSGLSPQATELANLLARNIRIIDRETIRHLSEEIEAARKRRRGIRPVQTG; the protein is encoded by the coding sequence ATGACACCATTTGGAATACGCCTGCGCCAATTGCGGGAAGAACGGGGTGTGACGCAGAAGGAAATGGCAGCAGCGCTCCGCGTTTCGCCCGCCTATCTGTCGGCGCTGGAACATGGCCGACGCGGCCAGCCGACCTGGGACCTGCTTCAGCGCATCATCACCTACTTCAATATCATCTGGGATGAGGCGGAAGAGTTACAGAACCTCGCCGCCGTCTCGCATCCGCGCGTGGTGATCGATACGTCGGGGCTGTCACCGCAGGCAACGGAACTCGCCAATCTTCTGGCACGCAATATCCGCATCATCGACCGCGAGACGATCAGGCATCTGAGCGAAGAAATCGAGGCGGCGCGAAAGCGCCGCCGCGGCATCAGGCCTGTTCAGACCGGCTGA
- a CDS encoding DUF1402 family protein, which produces MIRIPGIRIPGAKSRRLFAGFVLALSLASQSAYAATVVPPGNRSAEQPPVPGASAKRTRELSTTYEKKYQKIYNLLKKDASLRSKIRSTAAAYGIDPIHIVGAIVGEHTYNVDVYDRLQTYYVKAMSYVNQGVSFGYNGESIGQFIKRPEFADCLKFKDSYSLWSCRENVWNKTFRGKSVGGNSYPNNRFSAVFFQPFYAGQTFGLGQINPLTALQMSDMVNRVSGLPKLNAEDGNVVYKTIMDPDLTLPYIAATLKQSINSYRQIADFDISKNPGLTATLYNTGGAEARARALANENAKRKADGQESVLPQENYYGWLVNSKLDELKALF; this is translated from the coding sequence ATGATCAGAATACCGGGGATCAGAATACCGGGCGCAAAATCACGGCGCTTATTTGCTGGATTTGTCCTGGCACTCAGCCTTGCCAGTCAGAGCGCCTATGCGGCAACGGTCGTGCCTCCGGGCAATCGCAGTGCTGAACAACCGCCGGTTCCCGGTGCCTCAGCCAAGCGCACGCGAGAACTCAGCACGACTTACGAGAAGAAGTATCAGAAGATCTACAATCTTCTGAAGAAGGATGCTTCGCTGCGGTCCAAGATCCGTTCAACGGCAGCAGCCTATGGTATCGATCCCATTCACATTGTCGGCGCGATTGTGGGTGAGCATACCTACAATGTCGACGTCTATGACCGACTCCAGACCTATTACGTCAAGGCCATGTCCTATGTGAACCAGGGCGTGAGCTTCGGCTACAATGGCGAAAGCATCGGCCAGTTCATCAAACGGCCGGAGTTTGCCGACTGCCTGAAGTTCAAGGACAGCTATTCGCTGTGGTCCTGCCGCGAAAATGTCTGGAACAAGACATTCCGCGGCAAATCGGTGGGCGGCAATTCCTATCCGAACAATCGTTTCAGCGCCGTCTTCTTCCAGCCCTTCTATGCAGGGCAGACATTCGGCCTTGGCCAGATCAATCCACTGACGGCGTTGCAGATGTCCGACATGGTGAACCGGGTTTCCGGTCTGCCCAAGCTCAATGCTGAAGACGGCAACGTGGTCTACAAGACGATCATGGATCCTGATCTGACGCTGCCCTACATTGCTGCAACACTGAAGCAGTCGATCAACTCCTACCGTCAGATCGCCGACTTCGACATCTCGAAGAACCCCGGACTGACGGCAACGCTTTACAATACCGGCGGCGCGGAAGCGCGCGCACGGGCACTGGCCAACGAAAATGCCAAGCGAAAGGCTGATGGTCAGGAATCTGTGCTGCCGCAGGAAAACTACTATGGCTGGCTGGTCAATTCGAAGCTCGACGAACTGAAAGCGCTTTTCTAG
- the hslU gene encoding ATP-dependent protease ATPase subunit HslU, whose protein sequence is MSNFSPREIVSELDRFIIGQNDAKRAVAIALRNRWRRQQLEGQMREEVMPKNILMIGPTGVGKTEISRRLAKLAGAPFVKVEATKFTEVGYVGRDVEQIVRDLVEAAITLVREKRRDDVKAKAHLNAEERVLDALVGKTASPATRDSFRKKLRNGEMDDKEIEIEVADTGSGPSFEIPGMPGANIGVMNLSDMLGKAMGGRTKTRKTTVKDSYPILINDESDKLLDQDQIVQEALRVTEDEGIVFIDEIDKIASREGGMGAGVSREGVQRDLLPLVEGTTVATKYGPVKTDHVLFIASGAFHVSKPSDLLPELQGRLPIRVELSALTREDFRRILTETEASLIKQYIALMETEEVKLEITDDAIDALADIAVDLNASVENIGARRLQTVMERVLDEISYTAPDKTGAKFVIDAAYVKDKIGSLAKNTDLSRFIL, encoded by the coding sequence ATGAGTAATTTCTCTCCCCGTGAAATCGTCTCCGAACTCGACCGCTTCATCATCGGCCAGAACGACGCCAAGCGCGCAGTCGCCATCGCTTTGCGCAATCGCTGGCGCCGCCAGCAACTCGAAGGCCAGATGCGCGAAGAGGTCATGCCGAAGAACATCCTGATGATCGGACCGACCGGCGTCGGCAAGACGGAAATTTCCCGTCGCCTCGCAAAGCTGGCCGGTGCGCCTTTTGTCAAGGTGGAGGCGACCAAGTTCACCGAAGTCGGCTATGTAGGCCGCGACGTCGAGCAGATCGTCCGCGATCTCGTCGAGGCAGCCATCACGCTGGTCCGTGAGAAGCGCCGTGACGATGTGAAGGCCAAAGCGCATCTCAATGCGGAAGAACGCGTGCTGGACGCGCTGGTCGGCAAGACCGCAAGTCCCGCCACCCGCGACAGCTTCCGCAAGAAGCTGCGCAACGGTGAAATGGATGACAAGGAAATCGAAATCGAGGTCGCCGATACCGGTTCCGGCCCGAGCTTCGAAATTCCAGGCATGCCGGGCGCCAATATCGGCGTCATGAACCTGTCCGACATGCTGGGCAAGGCCATGGGCGGGCGCACCAAGACGCGCAAGACCACGGTCAAGGATTCCTATCCGATCCTGATCAACGATGAATCCGACAAGTTGCTGGATCAGGACCAGATCGTTCAGGAAGCGCTCCGCGTCACCGAAGACGAAGGCATCGTGTTCATCGACGAGATCGACAAGATCGCGTCGCGGGAAGGCGGCATGGGTGCCGGCGTGTCGCGCGAAGGCGTGCAGCGCGATCTGTTGCCACTGGTCGAGGGCACGACGGTTGCCACCAAATACGGACCGGTGAAGACCGACCACGTGCTTTTCATCGCATCGGGTGCCTTCCATGTATCCAAGCCATCCGATCTTCTGCCGGAACTGCAGGGTCGCCTGCCGATCCGTGTGGAACTCAGCGCGCTGACGCGTGAAGATTTCCGCCGCATTCTGACGGAAACAGAAGCAAGCCTGATCAAACAGTATATCGCCCTGATGGAGACGGAAGAGGTGAAGCTCGAAATCACCGATGACGCCATCGACGCTTTGGCCGATATCGCAGTCGATCTCAACGCGTCGGTTGAAAATATCGGTGCCCGGCGCTTGCAGACGGTGATGGAACGCGTTCTCGATGAAATTTCCTACACCGCGCCTGACAAGACCGGTGCAAAGTTCGTCATCGATGCGGCCTATGTAAAAGACAAGATCGGCAGCCTTGCCAAGAATACCGATCTGTCGCGCTTCATCCTCTAA
- a CDS encoding DUF2585 domain-containing protein: MSSLAQASKPSAQRWGIGALIVLAIVAVQAFWLYLDGRIAMCECGTIKLWSGSLKSENSQHISDWYTLSHIIHGFLFYWLFTVIAPKAPLGLRLAAAVGIEAVWELVENSNFIIERYRANTSSVDYFGDSIVNSVSDTLAAALGFLIAAKLPTKITVAIALFFEVLALIVIRDNLTLNVIMLLHPFEFIKQWQSGL; encoded by the coding sequence ATGAGCTCGCTCGCGCAGGCCTCAAAACCGAGTGCGCAACGTTGGGGCATCGGTGCCCTGATCGTTCTCGCCATAGTCGCGGTACAAGCCTTCTGGCTCTATCTCGACGGGCGGATCGCCATGTGCGAATGCGGGACCATAAAATTATGGTCGGGTTCGCTGAAATCGGAGAACTCCCAGCATATATCCGACTGGTATACGCTGTCGCATATCATCCATGGCTTTCTGTTCTACTGGCTGTTCACGGTCATCGCGCCCAAAGCCCCGCTCGGCTTGAGACTTGCGGCTGCGGTCGGCATCGAAGCGGTCTGGGAGCTGGTCGAAAACTCGAATTTCATCATCGAACGCTATCGCGCCAATACGTCCTCGGTGGACTATTTCGGCGACAGCATCGTGAATTCGGTTTCCGACACGCTCGCCGCCGCTCTCGGCTTTCTGATCGCAGCCAAACTGCCAACGAAAATAACCGTCGCCATCGCGCTGTTCTTTGAAGTTCTGGCGCTGATCGTCATTCGCGACAATCTTACGCTCAACGTGATCATGCTGCTGCATCCGTTCGAGTTCATCAAGCAGTGGCAAAGTGGGTTATAA